Proteins encoded within one genomic window of Patescibacteria group bacterium:
- a CDS encoding TrmH family RNA methyltransferase produces the protein MRSMIRLIFDCLRAPYDLANILQVALATGKCEIHITGNSLRHDHRKVLGKVGSWSKRVREHGLPNLAIQYWPTLEDCVQTLKAQGIRLIGTSPHAKKSFYELDLSTDNYAFVFGTESSGLSREKAELLDEMVNIPMSSDIDFMTLSVVVPIVVYEAIRQKG, from the coding sequence GTGAGATCTATGATCAGATTAATTTTCGATTGTTTGCGTGCGCCTTATGATTTGGCCAATATTTTACAAGTAGCCTTGGCTACTGGTAAGTGTGAAATCCACATCACGGGTAACTCTTTGCGCCATGATCATCGCAAGGTTTTGGGCAAAGTCGGTTCTTGGTCAAAGCGCGTCCGTGAACATGGATTACCGAATCTGGCAATCCAATATTGGCCGACTCTGGAAGATTGTGTTCAAACCCTAAAGGCTCAGGGTATCAGATTGATTGGTACATCACCACATGCCAAAAAATCATTTTATGAGCTTGATCTAAGCACGGACAATTATGCCTTTGTCTTTGGCACAGAATCCAGTGGTCTTTCACGAGAGAAAGCTGAGCTATTAGATGAAATGGTTAACATCCCCATGTCTTCTGATATCGATTTCATGACGCTTTCGGTCGTAGTGCCAATAGTCGTTTATGAGGCCATCAGACAAAAAGGCTAG
- the rplM gene encoding 50S ribosomal protein L13 — MAKTYTIDASGKVLGRLASEVAVFLRGKNDTNFAAYKVSNNKVIVFNTAKIVYTGNKMENKKYHHYSGYPGGISTIILKDLLKKDPSAPFKKAVYDMLPKNTLRSKTIKNLKLYAGEIKETRR; from the coding sequence GGTACTTGGGAGATTGGCAAGCGAAGTTGCTGTTTTTTTACGCGGAAAAAATGATACAAATTTTGCAGCCTATAAAGTCAGCAACAATAAGGTGATAGTTTTCAATACTGCAAAAATAGTTTATACGGGAAACAAGATGGAAAACAAAAAATACCATCACTATTCCGGTTATCCAGGCGGGATAAGCACAATTATATTAAAAGATTTATTAAAAAAAGACCCGAGTGCACCATTTAAAAAAGCAGTTTATGATATGCTTCCAAAAAATACATTAAGAAGTAAAACTATAAAGAATTTAAAATTATATGCCGGAGAAATCAAAGAAACCCGCCGCTAA
- a CDS encoding class I SAM-dependent methyltransferase, whose amino-acid sequence MAYKIKFYNRKIAEKREKYFDKNSIFKKNVIDTNRLFFDYILKAIDKLSCKNKNHIKILDLGTGTGYVPRILTQLSKNKFKIVGIDLVPEMLNMARSKTSDSRIKYLLGDNKNLPFQSGSFDIVTNKLSTQFDLIEVKRVLKNGGFFIFKEYGKYKGFKEIAERFKNRYKKSKTDIVDYIKILQNLNFREIILHTLFLKRKYNFQEIKNIFEMTNLINNFNLKDLNLIKIKIFKKNKQIDIHSDPFIIFAQK is encoded by the coding sequence ATGGCTTATAAAATTAAATTCTATAATCGAAAAATTGCTGAAAAACGCGAGAAATATTTTGATAAAAATTCAATTTTCAAAAAAAATGTTATCGATACTAATCGTTTATTTTTCGATTATATTTTGAAAGCCATAGATAAATTATCTTGTAAAAATAAAAACCATATTAAAATTTTAGATCTAGGAACGGGTACGGGTTATGTGCCCAGGATTTTAACCCAGTTGTCTAAAAATAAATTTAAAATTGTTGGTATTGATTTAGTACCAGAAATGTTAAATATGGCTAGATCAAAAACCAGTGATTCAAGAATTAAGTATTTATTGGGCGACAACAAAAATCTTCCATTCCAATCCGGGAGTTTTGATATTGTAACTAATAAACTTTCCACACAATTTGATTTAATTGAGGTTAAACGTGTTTTAAAAAACGGCGGATTCTTTATTTTTAAGGAGTATGGCAAATATAAAGGATTTAAAGAAATCGCTGAAAGATTTAAAAACCGTTATAAAAAATCAAAAACAGATATAGTGGATTATATCAAAATATTACAGAATTTAAATTTTCGTGAAATTATTTTACACACTCTTTTTTTAAAAAGAAAATATAATTTTCAAGAGATTAAGAATATTTTTGAAATGACTAACCTGATTAACAATTTTAACTTAAAGGATTTGAATTTAATTAAAATCAAGATTTTTAAAAAAAATAAACAGATCGATATTCATTCTGACCCGTTTATTATATTTGCACAAAAATAA
- a CDS encoding class II aldolase/adducin family protein codes for MNRLKNKNIYYFITGAKKAELASKIIKEMISEGARVFTIPTQTSLDFIDLTRIKNIKGNVIKTNWSNKIKLPKEDAVLIAPCTFNTFNSIAIGLANTYPLCLIASSLGNKVPIFIAPAMNKSLWDHPLIQKNIKKLEKWNCRVIWPEISDNKVSMMDVGKILDTLYFSFKRINYLDRKIRDANLNDRLKVYRKKYFSIFTDLGKFLSQKNLNLPTAGCTSIRVSEGFLITSSGAELSNLHQNEISLIVGFNENDNLIKWVGDKLPSSESPLHSIIQKHKKSKIIVHFHCPKMTYSTNLKRFNTIKYDRYGTFAIGRQLLKILGKEKFCIMKYHGEIILGNDNSEIKRTLIKFDKLA; via the coding sequence ATGAATAGATTAAAAAATAAAAACATCTATTATTTTATAACTGGCGCAAAAAAAGCTGAATTAGCTTCGAAAATAATAAAAGAAATGATCAGCGAAGGCGCTAGAGTTTTTACTATTCCCACTCAAACCAGTTTAGATTTTATTGATTTAACAAGGATTAAAAACATTAAGGGGAATGTTATTAAAACTAATTGGTCTAACAAAATTAAATTACCCAAAGAGGATGCGGTTTTAATTGCGCCATGTACTTTTAATACTTTTAATTCAATTGCGATAGGCCTAGCTAATACATATCCATTATGTCTAATTGCTTCAAGTTTAGGCAATAAGGTGCCAATTTTTATCGCACCAGCCATGAATAAATCTTTATGGGATCATCCATTGATTCAAAAAAATATCAAGAAATTAGAAAAATGGAATTGCCGTGTCATTTGGCCAGAAATCTCTGATAATAAAGTTAGCATGATGGATGTTGGTAAAATTTTAGATACTTTATATTTCAGTTTCAAGAGAATAAATTATCTAGATAGAAAAATTAGAGACGCTAATTTAAATGATAGGCTAAAAGTTTATAGAAAAAAATATTTTTCAATTTTTACTGATCTCGGGAAATTCTTAAGCCAAAAAAATCTAAACTTGCCCACAGCCGGATGTACTAGCATTAGAGTCTCTGAAGGGTTTTTAATTACTTCTAGCGGTGCGGAACTTTCTAACCTACATCAAAATGAAATTTCTTTAATTGTTGGTTTTAATGAAAACGACAATTTGATTAAATGGGTAGGCGATAAATTACCGTCTTCCGAGTCCCCTCTACATAGCATTATTCAAAAACACAAAAAATCTAAAATTATTGTGCATTTTCATTGTCCCAAGATGACCTATAGCACTAATTTGAAAAGATTTAATACAATTAAATATGATCGTTATGGGACTTTTGCCATTGGCCGTCAATTATTAAAAATTTTAGGCAAGGAAAAATTTTGTATTATGAAATACCATGGCGAAATTATTTTAGGCAATGATAATTCAGAAATAAAAAGAACCTTGATTAAATTTGATAAATTAGCTTAA
- the rpsI gene encoding 30S ribosomal protein S9, translated as MPEKSKKPAANAKRKQAGEIKIKSPKKLQYFEAVGRRKRAVARVRLYTVDSAESMETGNFSINGKNYKEYFPTAILQQIIESPFTKLKSTNKFGGTVKVNGGGISGQAGAVRHGISRALILFDINFRKRLKKLGFLKRDPREKERRKFGLKKARKAPQWSKR; from the coding sequence ATGCCGGAGAAATCAAAGAAACCCGCCGCTAACGCAAAGCGTAAGCAGGCGGGCGAGATTAAAATAAAAAGTCCAAAGAAGCTTCAGTATTTTGAAGCAGTTGGCAGAAGGAAAAGAGCAGTTGCCCGGGTAAGGCTGTATACTGTTGATTCAGCAGAATCAATGGAAACCGGCAATTTTTCGATTAATGGCAAAAATTATAAAGAATATTTCCCGACTGCTATTTTACAGCAAATAATTGAATCGCCATTCACTAAATTGAAATCAACAAACAAATTCGGAGGCACAGTGAAAGTTAATGGTGGGGGTATTTCTGGCCAGGCAGGGGCTGTCAGGCATGGAATTTCAAGAGCATTGATTTTATTTGACATTAATTTTAGAAAACGGCTCAAAAAGTTAGGATTTTTAAAGAGAGACCCAAGAGAGAAAGAACGCAGGAAATTCGGACTTAAAAAAGCCCGCAAAGCTCCGCAGTGGTCAAAAAGATAA
- a CDS encoding NAD(P)/FAD-dependent oxidoreductase, which produces MTKRMVDFLIIGGGPAGIAAGIYACQDKANFLLIEEKQNCWFMKESVNSHYFVDGFTGSKKKVTGSDLQRKFMKHYLRLGGGTLKEKVLSLNKKNNKFVVKTNKSNIYAETVILASGTKPKKLYIDNINRFKDQIHFDCTIDGKKYINKNIIVVGGRNSGSVAACYLYDLGCKPTLLELQKELPAKDKYQKWLAQRKIRILTSAKLVKIWGEKKLQQAVVKLDKQDKIINIATTGIFVYIGRQANLDFLKIHLKKNKEGHLLVNYFNQTSCSGLFAAGDVTCKLKQIITACGDGANAYYFAKKYLESKLK; this is translated from the coding sequence ATGACCAAAAGGATGGTTGATTTTTTAATAATAGGAGGAGGTCCTGCTGGTATTGCGGCGGGTATTTATGCTTGTCAGGACAAAGCTAATTTTTTATTAATTGAAGAAAAGCAAAATTGTTGGTTCATGAAAGAATCGGTGAACTCTCATTATTTTGTAGATGGTTTTACTGGTTCCAAGAAGAAGGTGACAGGATCTGATTTGCAAAGGAAATTTATGAAACATTATTTGCGGTTAGGTGGAGGAACTTTAAAAGAAAAAGTTTTAAGTTTAAACAAAAAAAATAATAAATTTGTAGTTAAAACCAACAAGAGTAATATTTATGCCGAAACGGTAATTTTAGCCAGTGGTACCAAACCTAAAAAATTATATATAGATAACATTAATAGATTTAAAGATCAGATTCATTTTGATTGTACTATTGATGGTAAAAAATATATTAATAAAAACATTATTGTAGTTGGCGGTAGAAATTCTGGTTCTGTGGCAGCTTGTTATCTATATGATCTGGGTTGTAAGCCAACTTTACTTGAGCTTCAAAAAGAGTTGCCTGCCAAAGATAAATATCAAAAATGGTTGGCCCAAAGAAAAATAAGAATTCTTACATCGGCTAAATTAGTAAAAATATGGGGAGAGAAAAAATTGCAACAAGCGGTAGTTAAATTAGACAAACAAGACAAGATAATAAATATCGCGACGACTGGAATTTTTGTTTATATTGGCAGGCAGGCTAATTTAGATTTTTTAAAAATTCATTTAAAGAAGAATAAAGAGGGTCACTTATTGGTAAATTATTTTAATCAGACGTCTTGTTCTGGACTTTTTGCTGCTGGTGATGTAACCTGCAAACTTAAGCAGATTATAACCGCTTGTGGGGATGGGGCTAATGCTTATTATTTTGCTAAAAAGTATCTTGAAAGTAAATTAAAATAA